In Listeria monocytogenes, the following proteins share a genomic window:
- a CDS encoding DUF951 domain-containing protein — translation MFMEKKHFDLNDVVEMKKPHPCGTNRFKIIRMGMDIRIKCEGCGHSVMIPRREFERKVKKILVKAEQE, via the coding sequence ATGTTTATGGAAAAAAAGCATTTCGATTTAAATGATGTTGTAGAAATGAAAAAGCCGCATCCTTGTGGTACCAATCGGTTTAAGATTATACGAATGGGTATGGATATTCGGATTAAGTGCGAAGGTTGTGGTCATAGTGTGATGATTCCCCGCCGCGAATTCGAACGAAAAGTGAAGAAAATTTTAGTTAAAGCTGAACAAGAATAA
- a CDS encoding ParB/RepB/Spo0J family partition protein, with product MAKGLGKGINALFNNVDTNEETVQNIAIKEIKPNPYQPRKIFDAKAINELRDSIKIHGVLQPIILRNTDKGYEIVVGERRYRAAKEAKLKEIPAVVRDLTEEEMMELSVIENLQREDLSPLEEAESYQFLMKKLGLTQAKLAERVGKSRPYIANFVRLLTLPEEVQVMLRDGSLSAGHGRVLLGLKLKKNIVPTAKKAVAQGLTVRQLEDVINNLNENVSRETIKPARVPIFIRESESQLRDKFGTAVSIKRRDKKGKIEIEFLSDDDLDRILEILDIQFDDE from the coding sequence ATGGCTAAGGGTCTAGGTAAAGGAATCAATGCACTATTTAATAATGTAGATACTAACGAAGAAACAGTCCAAAATATCGCGATAAAAGAAATCAAGCCAAACCCATATCAACCACGTAAAATCTTTGATGCAAAAGCAATCAATGAATTACGTGACTCCATTAAAATTCACGGCGTTTTACAGCCAATAATTTTAAGAAATACAGATAAAGGATATGAAATTGTTGTTGGTGAACGTAGATATCGCGCAGCAAAAGAAGCTAAATTAAAAGAAATTCCAGCGGTTGTCCGTGATCTAACAGAAGAAGAGATGATGGAGCTTTCTGTGATTGAAAACTTGCAACGCGAAGATTTATCTCCGTTAGAAGAAGCAGAATCTTATCAATTCCTTATGAAAAAATTAGGCTTAACTCAAGCAAAACTTGCAGAACGAGTTGGTAAAAGTCGACCATACATTGCGAATTTTGTTCGCCTACTGACATTGCCAGAAGAAGTGCAAGTAATGCTACGTGATGGTTCATTATCTGCCGGACATGGTCGTGTATTGCTAGGTTTAAAACTCAAGAAAAATATTGTCCCAACTGCGAAAAAGGCTGTGGCGCAAGGGTTGACAGTTCGCCAACTAGAAGATGTTATAAACAATCTAAACGAAAATGTTTCACGTGAAACAATTAAGCCAGCTAGAGTTCCTATCTTTATCCGTGAAAGCGAAAGCCAATTACGTGATAAATTTGGTACGGCAGTTTCGATTAAACGTCGCGATAAAAAAGGTAAAATTGAAATTGAATTTTTATCAGATGATGATTTAGATCGCATTTTAGAGATTTTAGATATTCAGTTTGATGATGAATAG